One Chanodichthys erythropterus isolate Z2021 chromosome 10, ASM2448905v1, whole genome shotgun sequence DNA segment encodes these proteins:
- the LOC137027921 gene encoding elastase-1-like — MLRILLLSVLAALALAEPRYMEDQAIEERVVGGEVASPNSWPWQISLQYLSGGSYHHTCGGSLIRRNWVMTAAHCVDTSRTWRVVLGDHDIYNHEGREQYMSVSQVVIHPNWNRNNVAAGYDIALMRLSSDATLNSYVKLATLPPSGQVLPHNNACYITGWGRTQTGGSLSAKLKQAYLPVVAHSTCSRSDWWGSTVKNTMVCAGGGSLSGCQGDSGGPLNCQVSGQYVVHGVTSFVSSSGCNAYQKPTVFTRVSAYSSWISGIIG, encoded by the exons ATGCTGAGGATCTTGTTGTTGAGTGTGCTGGCCGCCCTGG CGCTGGCTGAGCCCAGATATATGGAGGATCAGGCCATTGAGGAGAGGGTTGTGGGTGGAGAGGTGGCAAGTCCCAACTCCTGGCCCTGGCAG ATCTCTCTCCAGTATCTGTCTGGCGGCAGCTACCATCACACCTGTGGTGGGTCTCTGATCAGAAGGAATTGGGTGATGACCGCCGCCCACTGCGTTGACAc CTCGAGAACTTGGCGTGTTGTCCTGGGCGACCACGATATTTACAACCACGAGGGTCGCGAGCAGTACATGAGCGTCAGTCAAGTGGTCATCCACCCCAACTGGAACAGAAACAATGTGGCTGCTGG ATATGATATTGCTCTTATGCGTCTGTCCTCTGATGCCACCCTGAACTCATACGTGAAGCTGGCCACCCTTCCACCCTCAGGACAGGTTCTGCCCCACAACAACGCCTGCTACATCACCGGCTGGGGTCGCACTCAGA CTGGTGGGTCACTTTCTGCTAAGCTGAAACAGGCCTACCTGCCCGTGGTGGCCCACAGTACCTGCTCTCGTAGCGACTGGTGGGGAAGCACCGTGAAGAACACCATGGTGTGCGCTGGTGGCGGCAGCTTGTCTGGATGTCAG GGTGACTCTGGCGGTCCTCTGAACTGCCAGGTGAGCGGTCAGTACGTCGTCCATGGAGTGACCAGCTTTGTGTCATCCTCGGGTTGTAATGCCTACCAGAAGCCAACAGTCTTCACTCGTGTGTCTGCCTACAGCAGCTGGATTAGTGGC ATCATTGGATAA
- the LOC137027918 gene encoding elastase-1-like, translating to MLRILLLSVLAALALAEPRYMEDQAIKERVVGGEVASPNSWPWQISLQYLSGGSYYHTCGGSLIRRNWVLTAAHCVDSSRTWRVVLGDHDIYNQEGREQYMSVSQVVIHPNWNSNSLASGYDIALLRLSSDATLNSYVKLATLPPSGQVLPHNNVCYITGWGLTQTGGSLSAKLKQAYLPVVDYSTCSRSDWWGSTVKNTMVCAGGGSLSGCQGDSGGPLNCQVSGQYVVHGVTSFVSSSGCNAYQKPTVFTRVSAYSSWISGIIG from the exons ATGCTGAGGATCTTGTTGTTGAGTGTGCTGGCTGCCCTGG CGCTGGCTGAGCCCAGATATATGGAGGATCAGGCCATTAAGGAGAGGGTTGTGGGTGGAGAGGTGGCAAGTCCCAACTCCTGGCCCTGGCAG ATCTCTCTCCAGTATCTGTCTGGCGGCAGCTACTATCACACCTGTGGTGGGTCTCTGATCAGAAGGAATTGGGTCTTGACCGCCGCCCACTGCGTGGACAG CTCGAGAACTTGGCGTGTTGTCCTGGGCGACCACGACATCTACAACCAAGAAGGTCGCGAGCAGTACATGAGTGTCAGTCAAGTGGTCATCCACCCCAACTGGAACAGCAACAGTTTGGCTTCTGG ATATGATATCGCTCTTCTGCGTCTGTCCTCTGACGCCACCCTGAACTCATACGTGAAGCTGGCCACCCTTCCCCCCTCAGGACAGGTTCTGCCCCACAACAACGTCTGCTACATCACCGGCTGGGGCCTCACTCAGA CTGGTGGGTCACTCTCCGCTAAGCTGAAACAGGCCTACCTGCCCGTGGTGGACTACAGTACCTGCTCTCGTAGTGACTGGTGGGGAAGCACCGTGAAGAACACCATGGTGTGCGCTGGTGGCGGCAGCTTGTCTGGATGTCAG GGTGACTCTGGCGGTCCTCTGAACTGCCAGGTGAGCGGTCAGTACGTCGTCCATGGAGTGACCAGCTTTGTGTCATCCTCGGGTTGTAATGCCTACCAGAAGCCAACAGTCTTCACTCGTGTGTCTGCCTACAGCAGCTGGATTAGTGGC ATCATTGGATAA